One Scylla paramamosain isolate STU-SP2022 chromosome 5, ASM3559412v1, whole genome shotgun sequence genomic region harbors:
- the LOC135100684 gene encoding coatomer subunit beta-like isoform X2 yields the protein MGTQEQPCYTLIQGPTDTEQPSEMQLKQDLENGDIPVKTAALKKVIQLILNGERLPGILMTVIRFVMPLEDHTIKKLLLVFWEIVPKTTSDGKLLQQMILVCDAYRKDLSHPNEFIRGSTLRFLCKLKEPELLEPLMPTIRTCLEHRHSYVRRNAVLAIFTIYKNFDFLIPDAPELISNFLEGEQDMSCKRNAFMMLIHADQERALNYLSTCIDQVNSFGDILQLVIVELIYKVCHANPGERARFIRCIYNLLNSSSPAVRYEAAGTLVTLSSAPTAIKAAANCYIELIVKESDNNVKLIVLDRLVALKDTPQQEKILQDLAMDVLRILATPDLEVRKKTLNLALELVTMRSVNEMVEVLKKEVGKTHNTVEHEDTGKYRQLLVRTLHTISIKFPEVAANVIPILMDFLSDNNELAATDVLVFVREAIQRFEGLRPQIIERLLSALPTICSVTVHCHTLWILGEYASTTGEILGVVSSMRGSLGDLPIVEDEMRKAAGEAGEEEGGAEKSAQQHQQQQKVTADGTYATQSAFSATTSKSKADDRPPLRKYLLEGNFYLGAVIANTLVKLAFRYNSLEGNPSKQNAFSAEVMLIISSIVHLGKSGLPQKSMTEDDYDRMMLCLQVVSERTPSLASVFTEQCRSALSHMLLAKTEEEEAQRRDRKSAKVIEHVDDHIAFSHLTKGSDPSSADDMFDLSMSMAVSGGKKEGVDLSTSKLSKVTQLTGFSDPVYAEAYVHINQYDIVLDVLIVNQTTDTLQNCTLELATLGDLKLVEKPQPVVLAPHDFCNIKANVKVASTENGFIFGNIVYDVKGSTSDRNVVILNDIHVDIMDYIVPATCTDLEFRQMWTEFEWENKVTVNTQMTELKAYLDYLCKSTNMKCLTPEKALSGTGDYMAANLYAHSIFGEDALANLSIEKPLDNPEAPVTGHIRIRAKSQGMAISLGDRVNKVQKATIKSVGA from the exons ATGGGGACTCAGGAGCAGCCGTGCTACACCCTCATACAGGGCCCAACAGACACTGAGCAGCCCTCTGAGATGCAGCTAAAGCAAGATTTGG AAAATGGAGACATTCCTGTGAAAACTGCTGCCCTGAAAAAGGTTATTCAGCTTATACTAAATGGAGAACGCCTGCCTGGTATACTGATGACAGTGATTCGCTTTGTGATGCCGCTGGAGGACCACACCATAAAGAAACTCTTGTTGGTGTTTTGGGAAATTGTGCCCAAGACAACCTCTGATGGCAAGCTGCTGCAGCAGATGATTCTTGTGTGCGATGCTTACAGGAAG GATCTGTCTCACCCGAATGAGTTCATCCGAGGATCCACCCTGAGATTTCTTTGCAAACTGAAGGAACCTGAGCTGCTTGAGCCTTTAATGCCCACCATCCGCACCTGTCTGGAGCACAGACATTCCTATGTGCGCAGGAATGCTGTTCTTGCAATCTTCACTATCTACAA aaaTTTTGACTTCTTGATCCCTGATGCACCAGAACTGATCTCTAACTTTCTGGAGGGAGAACAAGACATGTCTTGTAAGAGGAATGCATTCATGATGCTTATTCATGCTGACCAAGAGCGAGCCCTGAATTACCTGTCCACCTGCATTGATCAAGTTAACTCTTTTGGAGACATTCTTCAGCTTGTGATTGTAGAACTTATTTACAAG GTGTGTCATGCTAACCCAGGAGAGCGAGCACGATTCATCAGGTGCATCTACAACCTGCTCAACTCCAGCAGCCCTGCTGTTCGCTATGAAGCTGCCGGCACCCTGGTCACTCTTTCCTCTGCCCCAACAGCCATCAAG GCTGCAGCAAATTGTTACATTGAGTTGATTGTGAAGGAAAGTGATAACAATGTCAAGCTGATTGTCCTTGACCGTCTGGTGGCCTTGAAAGACACCCCTCAGCAGGAAAAGATCTTGCAGGACTTGGCAATGGATGTCTTGCGCATCCTTGCCACTCCTGATCTTGAAGTTCGCAAAAAGACGTTAAATCTGG CCCTTGAACTTGTGACCATGCGCTCTGTGAATGAGATGGTGGAGGTGTTGAAGAAAGAAGTAGGCAAGACACACAACACTGTTGAACATGAAGACACTGGAAA GTATCGGCAGCTGCTTGTCCGCACGCTGCATACAATTAGCATAAAGTTCCCAGAAGTTGCAGCAAATGTTATCCCAATCCTGATGGATTTCCTTTCTGACAATAATGAACTTGCTGCCACTGATGTGCTGGTATTTGTGAGAGAAGCCATCCAGAGGTTTGAG GGACTCCGCCCCCAGATCATTGAGCGTCTCCTCTCTGCCTTGCCAACTATTTGCTCTGTCACTGTCCATTGTCATACCCTTTGGATCCTTGGCGAATATGCTTCAACCACAG GAGAGATCCTGGGTGTTGTGTCATCAATGCGAGGAAGTCTAGGAGATCTGCCCATTGTGGAGGATGAGATGCGCAAGGCTgcaggagaggcaggggaagaggagggtggtgCAGAAAAGTCTgcacagcagcaccagcagcagcagaaagtgACAGCAGATGGAACTTATGCCACCCAGTCGGCCTTTTCAGCAACCAC GTCCAAGAGCAAGGCTGATGACAGACCACCACTGAGGAAGTACCTACTGGAGGGCAATTTCTACCTGGGTGCTGTCATTGCAAACACACTGGTCAAGCTGGCATTCAG aTATAATTCCCTGGAGGGTAATCCAAGTAAACAAAATGCTTTTAGTGCTGAAGTAATGCTGATAATTTCATCCATTGTGCACCTGGGCAAGTCTGGCTTGCCTCAGAAATCAATGACAGAAGACGACTATGACCGCATGATGCTGTGCCTACAG GTTGTGTCGGAGCGTACACCCAGCTTAGCCTCAGTATTTACGGAACAGTGTCGTTCAGCTCTGTCTCACATGCTGCTGGCCAagactgaggaagaagaggcacaGCGACGTGACCGCAAGTCTGCCAAGGTCATTGAACATGTCGATGATCACATTGCATTTTCACACTTGACAAAGGGCAGTGACCCATCCTCTGCAGATGATATGTTTGACCTCTCCATGTCCATGGCTgttagtggaggaaagaaggagggggtAGATCTAAGCACAAGCAAATTAAGCAAG GTGACGCAGCTGACTGGCTTCAGTGACCCTGTGTATGCAGAGGCTTATGTACACATCAATCAGTATGACATTGTCTTGGATGTTCTTATTGTCAACCAAACAACAGACACACTACAGAACTGCACTCTGGAGTTGGCCACTCTTGGTGATCTGAAGCTTGTTGAAAAACCTCAGCCAGTTGTTCTTGCACCCCATGATTTTTGTAACATCAAAGCCAATGTCAAGGTGGCATCAACAGAAAATGGATTTATCTTTGGTAACATAG TGTATGATGTAAAGGGTTCAACAAGTGATCGTAATGTTGTCATCCTCAATGACATCCATGTGGACATAATGGACTACATTGTCCCAGCTACATGCACGGACCTCGAGTTCCGCCAGATGTGGACAGAATTTGAATGGGAAAACAAG GTTACAGTCAACACTCAGATGACAGAGCTGAAGGCTTACCTCGACTACCTATGTAAATCCACCAACATGAAGTGTCTCACCCCTGAGAAGGCCCTTAGTGGTACCGGTGACTACATGGCTGCCAATCTTTATGCTCATTCCATCTTTGGGGAAGATGCTTTGGCCAACCTTTCCATTGAGAAGCCTCTGGACAATCCTGAGGCTCCGGTGACTGGCCACATCCGCATTCGTGCCAAGAGTCAG GGGATGGCAATCAGCTTGGGAGACCGTGTGAACAAAGTGCAAAAGGCAACCATCAAATCAGTTGGTGCCTGA
- the LOC135100684 gene encoding coatomer subunit beta-like isoform X1, with product MGRPAVGWPGLGEGFLVIYSVASSARPVIEVLFTGATMGTQEQPCYTLIQGPTDTEQPSEMQLKQDLENGDIPVKTAALKKVIQLILNGERLPGILMTVIRFVMPLEDHTIKKLLLVFWEIVPKTTSDGKLLQQMILVCDAYRKDLSHPNEFIRGSTLRFLCKLKEPELLEPLMPTIRTCLEHRHSYVRRNAVLAIFTIYKNFDFLIPDAPELISNFLEGEQDMSCKRNAFMMLIHADQERALNYLSTCIDQVNSFGDILQLVIVELIYKVCHANPGERARFIRCIYNLLNSSSPAVRYEAAGTLVTLSSAPTAIKAAANCYIELIVKESDNNVKLIVLDRLVALKDTPQQEKILQDLAMDVLRILATPDLEVRKKTLNLALELVTMRSVNEMVEVLKKEVGKTHNTVEHEDTGKYRQLLVRTLHTISIKFPEVAANVIPILMDFLSDNNELAATDVLVFVREAIQRFEGLRPQIIERLLSALPTICSVTVHCHTLWILGEYASTTGEILGVVSSMRGSLGDLPIVEDEMRKAAGEAGEEEGGAEKSAQQHQQQQKVTADGTYATQSAFSATTSKSKADDRPPLRKYLLEGNFYLGAVIANTLVKLAFRYNSLEGNPSKQNAFSAEVMLIISSIVHLGKSGLPQKSMTEDDYDRMMLCLQVVSERTPSLASVFTEQCRSALSHMLLAKTEEEEAQRRDRKSAKVIEHVDDHIAFSHLTKGSDPSSADDMFDLSMSMAVSGGKKEGVDLSTSKLSKVTQLTGFSDPVYAEAYVHINQYDIVLDVLIVNQTTDTLQNCTLELATLGDLKLVEKPQPVVLAPHDFCNIKANVKVASTENGFIFGNIVYDVKGSTSDRNVVILNDIHVDIMDYIVPATCTDLEFRQMWTEFEWENKVTVNTQMTELKAYLDYLCKSTNMKCLTPEKALSGTGDYMAANLYAHSIFGEDALANLSIEKPLDNPEAPVTGHIRIRAKSQGMAISLGDRVNKVQKATIKSVGA from the exons GAGCAACAATGGGGACTCAGGAGCAGCCGTGCTACACCCTCATACAGGGCCCAACAGACACTGAGCAGCCCTCTGAGATGCAGCTAAAGCAAGATTTGG AAAATGGAGACATTCCTGTGAAAACTGCTGCCCTGAAAAAGGTTATTCAGCTTATACTAAATGGAGAACGCCTGCCTGGTATACTGATGACAGTGATTCGCTTTGTGATGCCGCTGGAGGACCACACCATAAAGAAACTCTTGTTGGTGTTTTGGGAAATTGTGCCCAAGACAACCTCTGATGGCAAGCTGCTGCAGCAGATGATTCTTGTGTGCGATGCTTACAGGAAG GATCTGTCTCACCCGAATGAGTTCATCCGAGGATCCACCCTGAGATTTCTTTGCAAACTGAAGGAACCTGAGCTGCTTGAGCCTTTAATGCCCACCATCCGCACCTGTCTGGAGCACAGACATTCCTATGTGCGCAGGAATGCTGTTCTTGCAATCTTCACTATCTACAA aaaTTTTGACTTCTTGATCCCTGATGCACCAGAACTGATCTCTAACTTTCTGGAGGGAGAACAAGACATGTCTTGTAAGAGGAATGCATTCATGATGCTTATTCATGCTGACCAAGAGCGAGCCCTGAATTACCTGTCCACCTGCATTGATCAAGTTAACTCTTTTGGAGACATTCTTCAGCTTGTGATTGTAGAACTTATTTACAAG GTGTGTCATGCTAACCCAGGAGAGCGAGCACGATTCATCAGGTGCATCTACAACCTGCTCAACTCCAGCAGCCCTGCTGTTCGCTATGAAGCTGCCGGCACCCTGGTCACTCTTTCCTCTGCCCCAACAGCCATCAAG GCTGCAGCAAATTGTTACATTGAGTTGATTGTGAAGGAAAGTGATAACAATGTCAAGCTGATTGTCCTTGACCGTCTGGTGGCCTTGAAAGACACCCCTCAGCAGGAAAAGATCTTGCAGGACTTGGCAATGGATGTCTTGCGCATCCTTGCCACTCCTGATCTTGAAGTTCGCAAAAAGACGTTAAATCTGG CCCTTGAACTTGTGACCATGCGCTCTGTGAATGAGATGGTGGAGGTGTTGAAGAAAGAAGTAGGCAAGACACACAACACTGTTGAACATGAAGACACTGGAAA GTATCGGCAGCTGCTTGTCCGCACGCTGCATACAATTAGCATAAAGTTCCCAGAAGTTGCAGCAAATGTTATCCCAATCCTGATGGATTTCCTTTCTGACAATAATGAACTTGCTGCCACTGATGTGCTGGTATTTGTGAGAGAAGCCATCCAGAGGTTTGAG GGACTCCGCCCCCAGATCATTGAGCGTCTCCTCTCTGCCTTGCCAACTATTTGCTCTGTCACTGTCCATTGTCATACCCTTTGGATCCTTGGCGAATATGCTTCAACCACAG GAGAGATCCTGGGTGTTGTGTCATCAATGCGAGGAAGTCTAGGAGATCTGCCCATTGTGGAGGATGAGATGCGCAAGGCTgcaggagaggcaggggaagaggagggtggtgCAGAAAAGTCTgcacagcagcaccagcagcagcagaaagtgACAGCAGATGGAACTTATGCCACCCAGTCGGCCTTTTCAGCAACCAC GTCCAAGAGCAAGGCTGATGACAGACCACCACTGAGGAAGTACCTACTGGAGGGCAATTTCTACCTGGGTGCTGTCATTGCAAACACACTGGTCAAGCTGGCATTCAG aTATAATTCCCTGGAGGGTAATCCAAGTAAACAAAATGCTTTTAGTGCTGAAGTAATGCTGATAATTTCATCCATTGTGCACCTGGGCAAGTCTGGCTTGCCTCAGAAATCAATGACAGAAGACGACTATGACCGCATGATGCTGTGCCTACAG GTTGTGTCGGAGCGTACACCCAGCTTAGCCTCAGTATTTACGGAACAGTGTCGTTCAGCTCTGTCTCACATGCTGCTGGCCAagactgaggaagaagaggcacaGCGACGTGACCGCAAGTCTGCCAAGGTCATTGAACATGTCGATGATCACATTGCATTTTCACACTTGACAAAGGGCAGTGACCCATCCTCTGCAGATGATATGTTTGACCTCTCCATGTCCATGGCTgttagtggaggaaagaaggagggggtAGATCTAAGCACAAGCAAATTAAGCAAG GTGACGCAGCTGACTGGCTTCAGTGACCCTGTGTATGCAGAGGCTTATGTACACATCAATCAGTATGACATTGTCTTGGATGTTCTTATTGTCAACCAAACAACAGACACACTACAGAACTGCACTCTGGAGTTGGCCACTCTTGGTGATCTGAAGCTTGTTGAAAAACCTCAGCCAGTTGTTCTTGCACCCCATGATTTTTGTAACATCAAAGCCAATGTCAAGGTGGCATCAACAGAAAATGGATTTATCTTTGGTAACATAG TGTATGATGTAAAGGGTTCAACAAGTGATCGTAATGTTGTCATCCTCAATGACATCCATGTGGACATAATGGACTACATTGTCCCAGCTACATGCACGGACCTCGAGTTCCGCCAGATGTGGACAGAATTTGAATGGGAAAACAAG GTTACAGTCAACACTCAGATGACAGAGCTGAAGGCTTACCTCGACTACCTATGTAAATCCACCAACATGAAGTGTCTCACCCCTGAGAAGGCCCTTAGTGGTACCGGTGACTACATGGCTGCCAATCTTTATGCTCATTCCATCTTTGGGGAAGATGCTTTGGCCAACCTTTCCATTGAGAAGCCTCTGGACAATCCTGAGGCTCCGGTGACTGGCCACATCCGCATTCGTGCCAAGAGTCAG GGGATGGCAATCAGCTTGGGAGACCGTGTGAACAAAGTGCAAAAGGCAACCATCAAATCAGTTGGTGCCTGA